A region from the Riemerella anatipestifer genome encodes:
- a CDS encoding chorismate mutase translates to MNLRDLKNDWLQNYPQPMVIAGPCSAESEEQMLETARGIKEANAKIDVFRAGIWKPRTKPGSFEGVGVIGLSWLKKVKEEFGFKTATEVANAHHVYAALEADVDILWVGARSTVNPFTVQEIAVALKGTDKPVLVKNPVNPDLALWVGALERLLAQDVKNLGAIHRGFSTYQKTQYRNIPNWHIALDFKNQFPNIPMFVDPSHICGNREGLFDITQEALNVGYEGAMIETHCTPDKAWSDASQQITPSVLDEMISRLKVRTSDISGYEDDMGKHRALISDIDFQLMELLSNRMRISEKIGTLKKENNIAIFQPERWKEITEYARKKADETGMSQDFIEKIFKAIHEESIEVQNKVMIGSK, encoded by the coding sequence ATGAATTTAAGAGATTTAAAAAACGATTGGTTGCAAAATTATCCGCAACCAATGGTGATAGCAGGACCTTGCAGTGCAGAAAGTGAGGAGCAGATGCTAGAAACAGCTAGAGGAATTAAAGAAGCTAATGCAAAGATAGATGTTTTCCGTGCAGGTATTTGGAAGCCAAGAACTAAACCAGGCTCGTTTGAAGGGGTAGGTGTAATAGGGCTTAGTTGGCTTAAAAAAGTTAAAGAAGAATTTGGCTTTAAAACGGCTACCGAAGTAGCTAACGCTCACCATGTGTATGCGGCTTTGGAGGCAGATGTAGATATTCTTTGGGTAGGAGCTCGTTCTACGGTAAATCCTTTTACGGTACAAGAAATTGCAGTAGCTCTCAAAGGTACAGATAAACCTGTGTTGGTTAAGAACCCTGTTAATCCAGATTTAGCTTTGTGGGTGGGTGCTTTAGAGAGGCTTTTGGCACAAGATGTTAAAAATTTAGGCGCAATCCATAGAGGGTTTTCTACTTATCAGAAAACTCAATATCGTAATATACCTAACTGGCATATCGCATTAGATTTTAAAAATCAGTTTCCTAATATACCAATGTTTGTAGACCCTTCACACATTTGTGGGAATAGAGAAGGGCTGTTTGACATTACTCAAGAAGCACTTAATGTAGGTTATGAAGGAGCAATGATAGAAACTCATTGTACTCCTGATAAGGCTTGGAGTGATGCTTCGCAACAAATTACACCATCAGTTTTAGATGAAATGATAAGTCGCTTAAAGGTAAGAACTTCGGATATTTCTGGCTACGAAGATGATATGGGAAAACATAGAGCTTTAATTTCTGATATAGATTTTCAGTTAATGGAGCTTCTTTCTAACCGAATGAGAATATCGGAGAAAATAGGAACTCTAAAGAAAGAAAATAATATTGCTATTTTCCAACCTGAAAGATGGAAAGAGATTACAGAATATGCTAGAAAAAAGGCTGATGAAACGGGTATGAGTCAGGATTTTATAGAAAAAATATTTAAAGCTATCCACGAAGAGTCTATCGAGGTTCAAAATAAAGTAATGATAGGTTCAAAATAA
- a CDS encoding TrmH family RNA methyltransferase has translation MLTSHKVKILQSLDKKKFRQKYNLFLVEGNKIIKELKNTNIEIESVYSVNSDGIEFLADVLVPITEKELKKISFLKTPKDSVAVCYLPTPKITEDSNINLVLDGLQDPGNLGTIIRLADWFGIEQIVCSTDTVDVYNPKVIQATKGSFTRVNVVYSDIEQFLSNSPAENIGTDMEGENLYKTNFPKKFNLVLGNEGNGMRPNIELLMNRNITIPRFGNHRATESLNVSMAAGIILGQIFSDK, from the coding sequence ATGCTTACGAGTCATAAAGTTAAAATTTTACAGTCTTTGGATAAGAAAAAATTCAGACAAAAATACAATTTGTTTTTGGTTGAAGGTAACAAAATTATCAAAGAATTAAAAAACACTAATATAGAAATAGAGTCTGTTTACTCTGTAAATAGTGATGGAATAGAATTTTTAGCTGATGTTTTAGTTCCCATTACAGAAAAAGAGCTAAAGAAGATAAGTTTTCTTAAAACACCTAAAGATAGTGTAGCCGTTTGTTATTTGCCTACTCCAAAAATCACAGAAGATAGTAATATAAATTTGGTTTTAGATGGGCTTCAAGACCCAGGTAATTTAGGGACTATTATCCGCTTAGCAGATTGGTTTGGTATAGAACAGATAGTATGCAGTACAGATACCGTAGATGTTTACAATCCTAAAGTGATACAAGCTACCAAGGGCTCTTTTACCAGAGTTAATGTGGTGTATAGTGATATAGAGCAGTTTTTATCAAATTCTCCTGCAGAAAATATAGGTACAGATATGGAGGGCGAAAATCTATATAAAACTAATTTTCCCAAAAAGTTCAATCTGGTGTTAGGAAATGAAGGTAATGGAATGCGACCTAACATAGAACTACTGATGAACCGAAATATCACGATTCCTCGTTTTGGCAATCACAGAGCTACGGAAAGCCTTAATGTGTCTATGGCGGCAGGGATTATTTTGGGGCAAATATTTTCTGATAAATAA
- a CDS encoding inorganic pyrophosphatase, whose protein sequence is MIPSFKAHPWHGISAGEKAPEVVTVYVEIVPSDTIKYEVDKESGYLKVDRPQKFSNIIPALYGFIPRTYCDEEVKKLAVESGAKDVTMGDHDPLDICVLSSHNIQSGNLLMDAIPIGGFKMIDKGEADDKIIAVMVGDQSYGHVRDISELPEAEIKRLKHYFLTYKNLPYEEASCRIDETYGAEHAKKVVEASIKDYQTNYGE, encoded by the coding sequence ATGATTCCAAGTTTTAAAGCACACCCGTGGCACGGTATTTCTGCGGGAGAAAAAGCACCAGAAGTGGTAACAGTATATGTAGAGATTGTACCTTCGGATACTATTAAATACGAAGTGGATAAAGAAAGTGGTTATTTAAAAGTAGATAGACCACAGAAGTTTTCTAACATTATTCCTGCTTTGTATGGTTTTATCCCAAGAACTTATTGCGATGAGGAAGTAAAGAAATTGGCAGTAGAAAGCGGTGCTAAAGATGTTACAATGGGAGACCACGACCCACTTGATATTTGCGTGTTGAGCTCGCACAATATACAGTCAGGAAACTTGTTGATGGATGCTATTCCAATCGGTGGGTTTAAAATGATAGATAAAGGTGAGGCTGACGATAAAATCATAGCAGTAATGGTGGGCGACCAGTCTTACGGACACGTTAGAGATATTTCTGAACTTCCAGAGGCAGAAATAAAAAGGCTAAAACACTACTTTTTGACTTACAAAAACCTGCCTTACGAAGAAGCATCTTGCAGAATAGATGAAACTTATGGGGCAGAACACGCTAAAAAAGTGGTAGAAGCGTCTATTAAAGATTATCAAACAAACTACGGAGAATAA
- a CDS encoding murein L,D-transpeptidase catalytic domain-containing protein, with product MRTLCLFLFLSIWHSCDKENVSLDSEKSTVLDDSFQQKRLKEKILIVKKYIQNKNYNQDIVMLIDYKIPSGKYRFFVYSFKTDKIVDRGLVAHGSGSVNKADNTLVFSNIENSYQSSLGKFKIGNSYRGQFGKSYRLVGLDKSNSNALRRAIVLHSYHSIPNQEIDGEISLSLGCPMVSHLFFNRLENYIDTSEKPILLYSYY from the coding sequence ATGAGAACGCTTTGTCTCTTTTTGTTTTTAAGTATTTGGCATTCTTGTGATAAAGAGAATGTTTCGCTAGATTCAGAAAAATCAACGGTTCTAGATGATTCTTTTCAGCAAAAAAGACTTAAAGAGAAAATTCTAATTGTAAAGAAATATATCCAAAATAAAAATTATAATCAGGATATTGTGATGCTGATAGATTATAAAATTCCATCAGGAAAATATCGCTTCTTTGTTTATAGTTTTAAAACGGATAAAATCGTAGATAGGGGCTTGGTAGCTCACGGCTCAGGTTCGGTAAATAAAGCAGATAATACTCTTGTATTTTCGAATATAGAAAATTCGTATCAATCTTCTTTGGGTAAATTTAAAATAGGCAATAGTTATAGAGGTCAGTTTGGCAAATCTTATAGGCTGGTAGGGTTAGATAAATCTAATAGTAATGCCCTTCGTAGAGCTATTGTTTTACACAGTTATCATAGTATTCCGAATCAAGAAATAGATGGAGAGATTTCTTTGAGTTTGGGTTGTCCTATGGTTTCTCATTTGTTTTTTAATCGATTAGAAAATTATATAGATACTTCGGAAAAACCTATTTTGCTTTATTCTTATTATTAA
- a CDS encoding ABC transporter ATP-binding protein — MIKAKKIHKYYGDLEVLKGVDIEIKPAEVVSIVGESGAGKSTLLHILGTLDMPSDVGIYGTEISIAGQSFLTMNDKDLSKFRNENIGFVFQSHQLLPEFTALENVLLPIKIAGKPEKDYIEKAHALFEELKIAERLNHKPKQLSGGEAQRVAVIRALIGSPKVIFADEPTGNLDSKNADALHQLFFDLRDKYQQTFIIVTHNNTLADSTDRKLVMKDGLIL, encoded by the coding sequence ATGATAAAGGCAAAAAAGATACATAAATACTACGGTGATTTAGAAGTGCTAAAAGGAGTAGATATTGAGATAAAACCAGCAGAGGTGGTATCTATAGTTGGGGAGTCTGGTGCAGGTAAATCTACACTATTACATATTTTGGGAACGCTGGATATGCCATCTGATGTGGGGATATATGGTACAGAAATAAGCATCGCTGGGCAATCTTTTCTCACGATGAACGACAAAGATTTGTCTAAATTCAGAAACGAAAATATAGGTTTTGTGTTCCAAAGCCACCAGTTGTTGCCAGAGTTTACCGCCTTGGAAAATGTTCTATTACCTATTAAAATAGCAGGGAAGCCTGAAAAAGATTATATAGAAAAGGCACACGCATTATTTGAAGAGCTCAAAATAGCAGAGAGGCTTAACCATAAACCTAAGCAACTTTCTGGGGGAGAAGCCCAAAGAGTAGCGGTAATCAGAGCGTTGATAGGCAGTCCCAAAGTTATTTTTGCTGATGAGCCTACAGGGAATTTAGACTCCAAAAATGCTGATGCGTTGCACCAACTGTTTTTTGACCTTAGAGACAAATATCAGCAGACATTCATCATTGTAACGCATAACAACACGCTCGCCGATAGTACGGATAGAAAACTTGTTATGAAAGATGGGTTGATACTATAA
- a CDS encoding CidA/LrgA family protein gives MILARYCAIILGFLALGELVVFLTEIKFPSSLIGMFLLTFALHKKWIKLEWVKGISDFLLGNLGLFFIPVCVAIMLYFDLLWDNIIPIMVSIIISSALVILVTGKVYQFIRKKLK, from the coding sequence ATGATTTTAGCTAGATATTGTGCCATTATTTTAGGATTTTTAGCGTTGGGAGAATTAGTAGTTTTCCTTACCGAAATTAAATTCCCTTCAAGCCTTATCGGTATGTTTCTACTGACTTTCGCTCTCCACAAAAAATGGATAAAACTAGAATGGGTCAAAGGCATTTCGGATTTTCTTTTAGGCAATTTAGGGCTATTTTTTATCCCTGTGTGTGTCGCAATAATGCTCTATTTTGATTTGTTATGGGATAATATTATTCCTATTATGGTATCCATTATTATTAGTAGTGCTTTGGTAATTTTAGTAACGGGCAAGGTTTATCAGTTCATTCGAAAAAAATTAAAATAA
- the dnaX gene encoding DNA polymerase III subunit gamma/tau, producing MENFIVSARKYRPQEFDTVVGQSHITDTLEHAIAENQLAQALLFCGPRGVGKTTCARILARKINEKDGATSEDGFSYNIFELDAASNNSVDDIRELTDQVRYAPQVGKYKVYIIDEVHMLSSQAFNAFLKTLEEPPAHAIFILATTEKHKIIPTILSRCQIYDFKRITIEDIQAHLRKIADKEGISYEDDALFLIAQKADGALRDALSIFDRLVTFTQKNITLAKAAEVLNILDYDQYIKIVDLIHANDIPNVLVAFNEIVKKGFDPHIFIAGLGNHYRDLMMAQNSSTLNLIEVGEKTKAKYAEQSQKWTAQQLVDAIEICNYADINYKSSKNPRLTVEIALMQLASLTHGTEGTKKKSF from the coding sequence ATGGAAAATTTCATAGTATCTGCGAGAAAATATCGTCCACAAGAGTTTGACACTGTTGTGGGGCAGTCGCATATCACAGATACTTTGGAGCACGCCATTGCCGAAAACCAGTTGGCTCAGGCATTGTTATTCTGTGGTCCTCGTGGCGTAGGTAAAACAACTTGTGCAAGGATTTTAGCCAGAAAGATTAACGAAAAAGACGGCGCTACGAGCGAAGATGGTTTTTCTTATAATATCTTTGAACTAGATGCCGCGTCTAACAACTCTGTAGATGATATACGAGAACTTACCGACCAAGTGCGTTATGCACCGCAAGTAGGCAAGTATAAGGTATATATTATAGATGAGGTGCATATGTTGTCTTCACAGGCATTTAATGCATTTCTTAAAACTTTAGAAGAGCCACCTGCACACGCTATTTTTATTTTAGCAACTACGGAGAAGCACAAAATTATCCCTACCATTTTGTCTAGATGTCAAATTTATGACTTCAAGAGAATTACTATAGAGGATATCCAAGCACACCTTAGGAAAATAGCAGATAAAGAAGGCATTAGCTACGAAGACGATGCACTTTTCCTTATTGCTCAAAAGGCAGATGGAGCTCTTAGAGATGCTTTGTCTATTTTTGATAGATTGGTAACATTTACCCAAAAGAATATTACCCTTGCAAAAGCAGCGGAGGTACTTAACATTTTGGACTATGACCAATACATTAAAATAGTAGATTTAATCCACGCTAATGATATTCCTAATGTTTTGGTAGCATTCAACGAAATTGTGAAAAAGGGTTTTGACCCTCATATTTTCATTGCAGGGTTGGGGAATCACTACCGAGATTTAATGATGGCTCAAAATTCATCTACTTTAAACTTGATAGAGGTAGGCGAGAAAACTAAAGCCAAATATGCAGAACAAAGCCAAAAATGGACAGCTCAGCAGTTGGTAGATGCGATAGAAATTTGCAACTATGCAGACATCAATTACAAGAGTTCCAAAAATCCTCGTCTTACAGTGGAGATAGCCCTGATGCAACTGGCTAGTCTTACCCACGGGACAGAAGGAACTAAAAAAAAAAGTTTCTGA
- the radC gene encoding RadC family protein — MSIKNLSEDDRPREKFLTKGRDALSDAELLAIIMGSGNREESAVDLARRILQTYGHNWNALSEVSVADLMKFRGIGEAKAISITTALEIGRRRAMQEQPKRLQITQSSDIFEMMAPLLSDLPNEEFWVIFLNQSNKVLQKKPLSKGGISGTVVDVRLMFKMALEHYATAIIVVHNHPSGSISPSEQDLEITKKIKEAGALLDIRLLDHIIIAKNKYFSFADEGVL; from the coding sequence ATGTCCATAAAAAATCTATCGGAAGACGACCGCCCTAGAGAGAAATTTTTAACCAAAGGTAGAGATGCTTTATCTGATGCAGAACTATTAGCGATTATTATGGGGAGTGGCAATAGGGAAGAGTCGGCGGTAGATTTGGCGAGAAGAATTTTGCAAACTTATGGGCATAATTGGAATGCGTTGAGCGAGGTAAGTGTTGCGGATTTGATGAAGTTTAGAGGCATAGGAGAAGCCAAAGCCATTAGTATTACAACGGCTCTCGAAATAGGCAGACGGCGAGCAATGCAGGAACAGCCCAAAAGGTTACAGATTACGCAAAGTTCGGATATATTTGAAATGATGGCGCCGCTTTTAAGCGATTTACCCAATGAAGAATTTTGGGTGATATTTCTTAATCAAAGCAATAAAGTTTTGCAGAAGAAACCTTTATCCAAAGGTGGAATATCAGGTACGGTAGTAGATGTAAGATTGATGTTCAAAATGGCGTTAGAGCATTACGCTACGGCGATTATAGTGGTGCATAATCACCCATCGGGGAGTATTTCACCTAGTGAGCAAGATTTGGAAATCACTAAGAAAATAAAAGAAGCGGGAGCCTTGTTGGATATTAGATTGCTAGACCATATTATTATTGCTAAAAATAAATATTTCAGTTTCGCAGATGAAGGCGTGTTATAA
- a CDS encoding BamA/TamA family outer membrane protein translates to MTRKHIRKYFQKYYLFSALTILLAFLYACSSTKKVPHGEALLTKNTIIYEDKKLFASEISNYTQQRPNKKVLFVVPIGLWLYNAANPKYDTILTEYMTYPNQMRNQSLRDSLFIKYGHPEYVGKSLTKDRFLHTVGEAPKILEQGKTTASAKNMRQFMRYRGYWDAKVTYKQDIDTAKQKAQVTYKLTFNEPTRIKNYYYSIPDSNIRSIYESEFDKSKIKTGDILDQKNLEEEVKRITERMREVGYYSFNRTNEEIYFTADTLESNKNVPLTMDIHKNDKDSSYKKTTIGKVDVFVVNHISDTLSTKPYRFDRIPEDDSVRVHQVDKQYSTRSLWLPIILKNGEVYNQKFLDLTKRNVNAMNNFSIIDYKESLRKNNDSILDVRYILKPLSKYEFKTAFDAHYSQILNFGFSPSVELTSRNVFGGAENLSTSFSGIIGTTKNAKDPGKIFNAYELSAQVALNVPRLLLPFKHYKLIPKRYSPTSSIILGTSIQNNIGMDRINFNGSLNYTANVNDVVSHRLSLFNTQLSLTRNKDSYYDLFRGDNEVRQNIFNLYQAFNPSYDVKAYSYDDVSRTIVSDGDFLNSLTTENRDIYNTFLQSLLNRDRQTQNVLISSLNYQFLYNEIGKKYFRHPFYFSGKMELAGNLISLFGKTKDSQSILTNNEKTIFNIPYSQFVKFDADVRKHLSINKSTLVFRQFIGVGIPYGNSSNMPFVRSYFNGGSNDIRAWIAFGGLGPADSQINEKVRSFIMGNVKLTSNIEYRFPINNMFEGALFTDAGNIWSLKDTGLGDAFKFNKFYKQLGVGSGFGVRINVAYVTLRVDFAYKMYDPNQPEGERWRISHIKPLKPTLNFAFGYPF, encoded by the coding sequence ATGACTCGTAAGCATATCAGAAAATATTTTCAAAAGTATTATTTATTTTCCGCACTCACAATTTTACTTGCTTTTTTGTACGCTTGTAGTAGCACCAAAAAAGTACCTCACGGCGAAGCCTTACTTACGAAAAACACTATAATTTACGAAGATAAAAAGCTATTTGCCAGCGAAATATCTAATTACACACAACAGAGACCCAATAAAAAAGTTCTTTTCGTAGTTCCTATAGGATTATGGTTATATAATGCTGCTAACCCTAAATATGACACTATTCTTACAGAATATATGACCTACCCTAACCAAATGAGAAATCAAAGTTTAAGAGATTCTCTATTTATTAAGTATGGTCACCCTGAATATGTAGGGAAATCTTTAACTAAAGACCGTTTTCTACACACTGTAGGCGAAGCTCCTAAAATATTAGAACAAGGAAAAACTACAGCTAGTGCAAAAAACATGAGACAGTTTATGCGTTACAGAGGCTATTGGGATGCTAAAGTAACTTACAAACAAGATATTGATACCGCAAAACAGAAAGCTCAAGTAACTTATAAACTTACCTTTAACGAACCTACTAGAATAAAAAACTATTATTATTCTATCCCTGATAGCAATATCAGAAGTATATATGAAAGCGAATTTGATAAAAGTAAAATAAAAACCGGTGATATTCTTGACCAAAAGAACCTAGAAGAGGAAGTAAAAAGAATTACCGAGCGTATGCGTGAGGTTGGTTATTATAGCTTCAACAGAACTAATGAGGAAATTTACTTTACAGCTGATACACTAGAGAGTAACAAAAATGTGCCTCTCACTATGGATATACATAAGAACGACAAAGACAGCTCCTATAAAAAAACAACTATAGGCAAGGTAGATGTATTTGTTGTAAACCATATTAGTGATACACTAAGCACTAAACCTTATCGTTTTGATAGAATACCCGAGGACGACAGTGTAAGAGTACACCAAGTTGACAAACAATACTCTACCCGCTCTCTATGGCTTCCTATCATTCTTAAAAATGGAGAGGTTTACAATCAAAAGTTTTTAGACCTCACCAAAAGGAATGTTAATGCAATGAATAATTTTAGCATCATAGATTATAAAGAGAGTCTAAGAAAAAATAACGATAGTATTTTAGATGTAAGATATATTCTGAAACCACTTTCTAAATATGAGTTCAAAACCGCTTTTGATGCTCATTATTCTCAGATATTAAACTTTGGTTTTTCTCCATCTGTTGAGCTAACTTCAAGAAATGTCTTTGGTGGTGCAGAAAACCTATCCACAAGTTTCTCAGGTATCATAGGTACTACCAAAAACGCTAAAGACCCTGGTAAAATATTCAACGCTTATGAGCTTTCTGCCCAAGTAGCTCTTAATGTTCCGAGGCTTTTACTACCTTTTAAACATTACAAATTGATTCCTAAACGCTACTCACCTACCTCCTCCATTATTTTAGGCACCTCTATCCAAAATAATATTGGTATGGATAGAATTAACTTTAATGGAAGTCTAAACTACACTGCCAATGTTAACGATGTAGTTTCCCATAGGCTTTCTCTATTCAACACACAGCTGAGTTTAACTAGAAATAAAGACAGCTATTACGACCTATTCCGCGGAGATAATGAGGTAAGGCAAAATATATTTAATCTTTACCAAGCCTTTAATCCTTCTTACGATGTTAAAGCTTACTCCTATGATGATGTTTCTAGGACAATAGTTTCTGACGGGGATTTTTTAAACTCTTTAACTACTGAAAATAGAGATATTTACAACACTTTCTTACAATCTCTACTCAATAGAGATAGACAAACGCAGAATGTACTTATTTCTTCGTTAAACTATCAATTTTTGTATAACGAGATTGGTAAAAAATATTTTAGACACCCATTCTACTTCAGTGGAAAAATGGAATTAGCAGGGAACCTCATTAGCCTGTTTGGAAAAACTAAAGACTCCCAAAGCATCTTGACCAACAATGAAAAAACAATATTCAATATTCCTTATTCTCAGTTTGTAAAATTTGATGCAGATGTCAGAAAGCATCTTAGTATCAATAAATCAACTCTTGTCTTCAGACAGTTTATCGGCGTAGGTATTCCTTACGGAAATTCATCAAATATGCCATTTGTAAGATCTTATTTTAATGGTGGCTCTAATGATATCCGTGCGTGGATTGCCTTTGGAGGTCTTGGACCTGCCGATTCTCAAATAAATGAAAAGGTAAGGTCTTTTATTATGGGAAATGTAAAACTAACTTCTAATATAGAGTACAGATTTCCTATCAATAATATGTTTGAAGGAGCTTTATTTACAGATGCAGGAAACATTTGGTCACTTAAAGATACAGGGTTAGGAGATGCCTTTAAGTTCAATAAATTTTACAAGCAGTTAGGCGTTGGTAGTGGCTTTGGCGTAAGAATAAATGTTGCCTATGTTACCCTTAGAGTAGATTTTGCCTACAAAATGTACGACCCAAACCAACCAGAAGGAGAACGCTGGAGAATCAGCCATATAAAACCACTTAAGCCTACACTTAACTTTGCCTTTGGTTATCCGTTCTAA
- a CDS encoding LrgB family protein, giving the protein MMAFLENPIWLLGLTFVIYYGTIMLNKKIQSPFLNPVLIASAVIIGYLMVFNIPYNTYAVAGNYIDFWLKPSVVALAVPLYLQLERIKKQLLPILISHLFGSVVGVISVCSIAKLLGANREIVISLAPKSITTPLAIEVSNTVGGIVPLTVSAVIITGLVGGIIGLQVLKYTKINSPMGQSISLGASSHGLGVMMAIEMSEKHAGFASVGLILNGIFTALLAPIVVNWLF; this is encoded by the coding sequence ATGATGGCTTTTTTAGAGAATCCAATCTGGTTGTTAGGGCTTACTTTTGTGATATACTACGGCACCATTATGCTCAACAAAAAAATACAATCACCTTTTCTCAATCCAGTACTTATTGCCTCCGCTGTCATTATCGGCTATCTAATGGTATTTAATATCCCTTACAATACCTATGCTGTGGCAGGTAACTATATAGATTTTTGGCTTAAACCTTCTGTAGTTGCTCTTGCAGTGCCTCTCTATTTACAACTAGAAAGAATTAAGAAACAACTCCTCCCTATCCTTATCTCGCATTTGTTTGGAAGCGTAGTGGGAGTGATTAGTGTTTGTTCTATAGCTAAATTACTCGGAGCCAATAGAGAAATAGTAATTTCGTTAGCTCCGAAATCTATTACCACACCACTTGCCATAGAAGTTTCTAACACTGTTGGCGGTATTGTTCCGCTTACGGTTTCTGCCGTTATCATTACAGGATTAGTAGGCGGTATTATAGGATTACAAGTTCTAAAATACACCAAAATTAACAGCCCAATGGGGCAAAGTATTTCGCTAGGAGCCTCTTCGCACGGATTAGGCGTAATGATGGCAATAGAAATGAGCGAAAAACACGCTGGTTTTGCAAGTGTAGGACTGATACTTAATGGGATTTTCACTGCATTACTAGCTCCTATTGTTGTAAATTGGCTATTCTAA